A window of Cellulomonas wangleii genomic DNA:
CGCGCACCGACACCGTCGGGGCGGGTCGCGAGTACCGGCGTGAACGACGCAACCGGTCACGATCCGTGCCCGGTAGGGTGCGGCCGGGTGCGCCCGACGGGGGCGCTGCAGGCAGGAGACGGGCGGCACGTGGTGAGCGGACCGGTATCGGACGTCGAGGACGTCGTACGCACGGCGGGGGTCGTCGGGGCGGCGGACGCAGCCGCCCCGCTCGACGGTCCGCTCGTCGAGGGCGTGTGGACCGCGGACCCCTCGGGTCACGTCTGGGACGACGTGCTGTACGTCTACACGTCGCACGACGAGGAGACCGGCGTCCCGCGCGACGACGACGGCAGCCAGTACGACATGCGCGACTACCACGTCCTGGAGCTGCGGGACGTGGCCGGGCCGGTCGTCGACCACGGGCCGGTGCTGCACGTGGCCGACGTGCCGTGGGCCGCGCGCCAGATGTGGGCCCCCGACGCGGCCCGCCGCGGCGACACGTACTACCTGTTCTTCCCCGCGAAGGACGCCGACGGCGTGTTCCGCATCGGCGTCGCGACGTCGTGCTCACCGACCGGCCCGTTCGTCGCCGAGCCGGAGCCGATCGCCGGCGTCGGCAGCATCGACCCCGCCGTGCTCACGGACGACGACGGCTGCGCGTACCTGTACGTCGGCGGCATCATGGGCGGCCAGCTGCAGCGCTGGGACGGCGACACGTACACCGGCGAGGACACCTACCCGGCGCCGGGCGCCCCCGCGCTCGGGCCGCGCGTCGCCCGGCTGACCGACGACCTGCTGGCGCTCGCGGAGCCGACGCGCGAGGTCGTCGTCGTCGACGAGGCGGGGGAGCCGCTGACGCAGGGCGACCCGCGCCGGTTCTTCGAGGGGCCCTGGGTCTCGCGGGTCGACGGGCTCTACCACCTGCTCTACTCCACCGGTGAGGCGCACACGCTGGTCCACGCGACGTCGGACTCGCCGTACGGGCCGTTCACCTACCGCGGCACGGTCCTCGAGCCGGTCGCCGGCTGGACCACGCAGGGCTCGCTCGTGGAGCTGGCGGGGCGCTGGTACCTGCTGTACCACGACGCCCGCGTGTCGGGCCGTGACCACCTGCGCAACGTGCGGATCGCCCCGCTCACGGTGCACCCGGACGGGCGGCTCACGGCCGACGTGCGCTGACGCCCGGACGCCCGGCCCGCCCGGTACCCCGGGCAGGCCGGGCGGCCCCGGCGTCGTCGTCTCGGCCCCGCCGCCTCAGCCCCGCCGCCGCAGCGCGCGCAGCAGCGCGAACGCCGCGGCACCGCCGGCGATCCACGGCCCGGCGACGATCAGCGCGTCCAGCGGCTGGTGCCGCACGTCGACGCGCCCGCGACGGGACGCGACCGGGTGCCGGTGCAGCTCGGACAGCACCCCGGTCTCGGTGATCGGGTTGTCCGGTCGCAGGGTGGCGAACGAGCGCAGGTGCGCCCCGGCCGCGTCCACGCGGTCCGCGGCCATGAGCAGCAGCCAGTGCGCGGCCCGCCCCTCGCTGAAGCGCTCGTAGGAGTAGCGGCGGATCGCGCCCGACAGCCCGTGCGGCGGCTGCGCGGTGCCGAACACGGGCGTGAGCATCTCGTGCTCGATCGACCGCTCGCGGGGGTAGGTCTCCTCCTGGCGGTCCGGGAACTCCCAGTGCGCGCCCGTGGGGGGCAGGTCGGAGCGCTCGCGCGGCACGGACGGACGGTCGGCGGGGTCCAGGTCGGCGCCCCAGCCGGGGATGCGGGCGCGCAGCTCGTCGGCGCTCTCGCGCTGCGGCGGCTTCTTCGCGGTGTACGGCACGGTGGGTCCTCTCAGTCCGTCGACGGGACGATCAGGGGCTTGATGCAGCCGTCGAGCTTGGCGGACATCAGGTGGTAGCCCTCGGCGATGTGCTCGAGGGGGATGCGGTGCGTGACGAGGTCGCTCGGCTTGAGGTAGCCCGCCTGGATGTGCTCCAGCAGCCGCGGCCACTGCCGCTTGGCCGGGGCCTGGTTCATGCGCAGCGTCAGACCCTTGTTCATGGCGTCACCGAACTTCACGGCGGAGAACAGCGGGCCGTACGCGCCCATGACGGACACGGTGCCGCCCTTGCGCACGCCGTCGATCGCCCAGTTCAGCGCCACCGGCGAGCCGCCCTGCAGCTTGAGCTTGGCGGCGGTGACGTGCTGGATCAGGTTGCCGTCCGCCTCCGCGCCCACGGCCTCGATCACGCGGTCGGCCCCCAGCCCGTCGGTCGCCTTCTTCAGCTCCACGACGATGTCGTCGTACTCCGTGTAGTTGCGGGTCTCCGCGAACGCGAACTCGCGCGCCTTCTCCAGCCGGTACTCGAGCTGGTCGACGACGATCACGCGCCCGGCGCCCATCAGCCACGCCGACCGGGCCGCGAACAGCCCCACCGGGCCCGCGCCGAGCACCACGACCGTGTCGCCCTCGACGATGTCCGCGAGCTGCGCCCCGAAGTAGCCGGTGGCCAGCGCGTCGGTGAGCAGCACGGCGTCGTCGTCGTCGAGCCAGTCGGGGATCTTCGACGGGCCCACGTCCGCGAACGGCACCCGCACGTACTCGGCCTGGCCGCCGTCGTACCCGCCGGTGGTGTGCGAGTACCCGTAGATGCCGCCGACGGCCGTGGCGTTCGGGTTCACGTTGTGGCAGTTGGAGTACAGGCCGCGCGCGCAGAAGAAGCACGAGCCGCAGTAGATGTTGAACGGGACCATCACCCGGTCGCCCACCTGCAGGTTCTGTACGGACGGACCGACCTGCTCGACCACGCCGACGAACTCGTGGCCGAACGTGTGGCCGATCCGCGTGTCCGGCATCATGCCGTGGTAGAGGTGCAGGTCGGAGCCGCAGATGGCGGCTCGCACGACGCGCACGACCGCGTCGTTGGGGTGCTCGATCGCCGGGACGTCCTTCTCCTCGACGCGGACCTTGTAGGGCCCGCGGTAGACCATCGCTCGCATCGGTGTCCTCCGCCTCGGGTGGCCACCAGGGTGCGCACTTCGGCCGTCGGGCGCATCCCGAGAGCCGCCGGCCTCCCCGTGCGGATCGACCCGTGACCGCTTACGGTCGAGGACGACGGGCACTGCGTCCCGCCTGACGGGGTACCGCGACCTCGTCCACCGCATCGCACCGACGGAGGAAGCCCGTCGGCGCCACGCCGGCTGCGCCGGGCGGCGCCCGAACCGGCCCCGTCCTGCAGCCGTGTCCTGCAGCATCCCCTCGCGCCCGACGGCGGGTACAGGAGGCACGATGTTTCTTCCACCGGCAAGAGCTCCATGCACGGGCGGGTCGCGGTCGCCCGGCTCTACCACATGACCGACGGCCACGGGGTCCGCGACCTGCTCGCGTTCCTCCTCGCGCGCGACACGATGCACCAGAACCAGTGGATCGCCGCCGCCCGCGAGCTGCAGGAGGAAGGGCTGCAGGGGATCCCCGTGCCGAGCAGCTTCCCGCTGGGCGACGAGCACCGCGAGGTCTCGCACCAGTACATCAAGTTCTCCGACGGGCAGGACGCGGACAAGGGCGCGCGGGCCTCCGGCCCGACGCCCGACGGCAAGGGTGAACTCACCTACGTCGCCGAGCCGGCGGCGGGCGTCCCCATGCCCCCGCCCACGCAGCCCGACCCGCGGCTGTACGGCACGACCGCGAAGCCGAACCTCGCGGAGAAGGTCACCGGGAAGCTCAACGACACGTTCACGAGTGAGTGAGGAGACGACGATGAGCACGGACAGCACAGGTGGCGCCGCCGCAGCGGCGGGCACCGCGAAGGACGAGGCGTCGAGCCTCGCGCACGCCGCCGCGGACAGCGGGCAGGGCCTGCTCGGCGAGGCGAAGAGCGGGGCCTCCGACGTCGCGTCGGAGGTCGCGGGCCAGGCCCGCGACCTGTGGTCGGAGGCCCGCACGGGTCTGACCACGCAGGCGTCGGAGCAGCAGGTGCGGGCCGCGGCCGGCCTGCGCGCGCTCGGCGACGAGCTGGGCCGCATGGCCGACGGCTCGCAGGGCGGCGGGCTGGCGACGGACCTGGTCCGTCAGGCGGGCGAGCGCACCGCCGGCGTGGCGAGCTGGCTCGAGGACCGGGAGCCCGGCGACCTGCTGGGTGAGGTGACGGACTTCGCGCGCCGGCGTCCGGGACTGTTCCTGGCGCTCGCGGCCGGTGCCGGTGTCCTCGCCGGGCGGGTCACCCGCGGGCTGAAGGACGCGCCCCCGTCGGCGGGCACGGGTGCGACGGCCACGGCACCCGCCGCGCCGCCGCCGGTGGACCCCGCCCCGGCGTACGCCGGCACCCCGGACCCGAGCGGCCCCGGGCAGCGCCCGGAGCAGGAGGCGTGGGTCTCGGCCGGCGGCCCCGCTCCCGTGGCACCGACCTCCGGCCACGTCCCCGCGGCCGACCCGTACGGCACGGCCGGCGGCGACCCGCTGGCCGGGGTGCTCCGTGAGGACCGACCGTGACCGGGCAGTTCGACCCCACGGTGGCGGCGGACCCGCGCGCGGTGCCGGGGGCAGGTCCCCTGCCCGGGACGGGTCCTCTGCCCGGGACCGGCGCGCCGCCGCCGGCCGCTGAGGGCGCGCCCGACGAGCGCCCGTCCCTGGGTGACCTGATCGGGTCCGTCACCGAGGACCTGTCCCTCCTGGTCCGCCAGGAGGTCGAGCTGGCCAAGGCCGAGCTGACCGAGTCCGCGAAGCGCGCGGGCACCGGCGGCGGTCTGCTCGCCGGTTCGGGGGTGGCAGGGCACTTCGTGCTGATGTTCCTGTCGTTCGCCCTGTGGTGGGGCCTGCCGCTGGGCAGGGCCTGGTCCGCGGTCGTCGTGGCCGTGATCTGGGCGGTGATCGCCGCGGTCCTCGCCGTGCGAGGACGCGGTGAGCTCCGCCGTGTGAAGGGTGCACCCCGCACCGCCGAGACCATGAAGAAGATCCCGAACGCCCTGAAGGGTGACGAGGAGGCGAACCATGAGTGAGAGCCCCGAGGAGATCCGCCAGCGGATCGAGGAGACGCGGGCCGACCTGTCGGCGAACGTCGACGCCGTCGGCGACACGATCGACCCCCGACAGATGGCGCACCGCCAGGCGGACAAGGTGCGCGGCCGCGTCGGGGCCGTCCGCGAGCGTGTGATGGGCACCGTCGGCGGCGCCCGCGACGCGGCCGGCGGGTCCGCCGGCTCCGTCGCGCAGGGCGTGAAGGGCGCACCCACCGCCGCCCTCCAGCAGACGCAGGGCAACCCGCTCGCGGCGGGTCTGGTCGCCTTCGGGCTCGGGTGGCTGGCGTCCTCGCTGGTGCCGACCTCGGCGCCGGAGCAGCGTGCCGCGCAGGCGGTCAAGGAGCAGGCGCAGGCCATGGCTCCGCAGGCCAAGGAGGCGGCGCAGCAGATGGCGTCCGACCTGCGCGAGCCGGCGCAGGA
This region includes:
- a CDS encoding glycoside hydrolase family 43 protein gives rise to the protein MSGPVSDVEDVVRTAGVVGAADAAAPLDGPLVEGVWTADPSGHVWDDVLYVYTSHDEETGVPRDDDGSQYDMRDYHVLELRDVAGPVVDHGPVLHVADVPWAARQMWAPDAARRGDTYYLFFPAKDADGVFRIGVATSCSPTGPFVAEPEPIAGVGSIDPAVLTDDDGCAYLYVGGIMGGQLQRWDGDTYTGEDTYPAPGAPALGPRVARLTDDLLALAEPTREVVVVDEAGEPLTQGDPRRFFEGPWVSRVDGLYHLLYSTGEAHTLVHATSDSPYGPFTYRGTVLEPVAGWTTQGSLVELAGRWYLLYHDARVSGRDHLRNVRIAPLTVHPDGRLTADVR
- a CDS encoding phage holin family protein, whose product is MPGAGPLPGTGPLPGTGAPPPAAEGAPDERPSLGDLIGSVTEDLSLLVRQEVELAKAELTESAKRAGTGGGLLAGSGVAGHFVLMFLSFALWWGLPLGRAWSAVVVAVIWAVIAAVLAVRGRGELRRVKGAPRTAETMKKIPNALKGDEEANHE
- a CDS encoding manganese catalase family protein, encoding MHGRVAVARLYHMTDGHGVRDLLAFLLARDTMHQNQWIAAARELQEEGLQGIPVPSSFPLGDEHREVSHQYIKFSDGQDADKGARASGPTPDGKGELTYVAEPAAGVPMPPPTQPDPRLYGTTAKPNLAEKVTGKLNDTFTSE
- a CDS encoding zinc-dependent alcohol dehydrogenase, coding for MRAMVYRGPYKVRVEEKDVPAIEHPNDAVVRVVRAAICGSDLHLYHGMMPDTRIGHTFGHEFVGVVEQVGPSVQNLQVGDRVMVPFNIYCGSCFFCARGLYSNCHNVNPNATAVGGIYGYSHTTGGYDGGQAEYVRVPFADVGPSKIPDWLDDDDAVLLTDALATGYFGAQLADIVEGDTVVVLGAGPVGLFAARSAWLMGAGRVIVVDQLEYRLEKAREFAFAETRNYTEYDDIVVELKKATDGLGADRVIEAVGAEADGNLIQHVTAAKLKLQGGSPVALNWAIDGVRKGGTVSVMGAYGPLFSAVKFGDAMNKGLTLRMNQAPAKRQWPRLLEHIQAGYLKPSDLVTHRIPLEHIAEGYHLMSAKLDGCIKPLIVPSTD
- a CDS encoding DUF3618 domain-containing protein, with the protein product MSESPEEIRQRIEETRADLSANVDAVGDTIDPRQMAHRQADKVRGRVGAVRERVMGTVGGARDAAGGSAGSVAQGVKGAPTAALQQTQGNPLAAGLVAFGLGWLASSLVPTSAPEQRAAQAVKEQAQAMAPQAKEAAQQMASDLREPAQDALQAVKDTATDAAAGVKEQGTQAASDLRDQAQQSAQEVRKAPQQQ